The Hymenobacter sp. 5317J-9 genome has a window encoding:
- a CDS encoding SDR family oxidoreductase — protein MPTPTVLITGGTSGIGRACALAFGRAGYRVAVTGRDPLKLADTAQALVAAGVSSNLTLIADVGDEAAAERAVRETVAYLGGLDVLINNAGISMRARFQDADLDVIKRLMQTNFFGTVFTTKFALPHLLQSKGTIVGISSIAGYRGLPGRTGYSASKFAMNGFLEALRTELLDQGVNVLTAAPGFTASNIRNTALAADGSSQGESPRDEGAMMTSEAVADEILKAVQQRKRTLVLTGQGKLTVFLNKLFPGLTDKLVLNHFRKEEKGVDVG, from the coding sequence ATGCCTACTCCCACGGTTCTCATCACGGGCGGCACCTCCGGCATTGGCCGGGCCTGCGCCCTGGCTTTCGGCCGCGCCGGCTACCGGGTCGCCGTCACCGGCCGCGACCCCTTAAAACTGGCCGATACGGCGCAGGCCTTGGTGGCCGCCGGCGTCTCTTCCAACCTTACGCTCATTGCCGATGTGGGCGACGAAGCCGCCGCCGAGCGCGCCGTGCGTGAAACCGTGGCATACCTCGGAGGGCTGGACGTCCTCATCAACAACGCCGGCATCAGCATGCGCGCCCGCTTTCAGGACGCCGACCTCGACGTCATCAAGCGGCTCATGCAAACCAACTTCTTCGGTACCGTTTTCACCACCAAGTTTGCCCTGCCGCACTTGCTGCAGAGCAAGGGCACCATTGTGGGCATCAGTAGCATTGCGGGCTACCGCGGGCTGCCGGGCCGCACCGGCTACTCGGCTTCCAAGTTTGCCATGAACGGCTTCCTCGAAGCCCTGCGCACCGAACTGCTCGACCAGGGCGTGAACGTGCTCACGGCCGCGCCCGGCTTCACGGCCTCCAACATCCGCAACACGGCCCTGGCCGCCGACGGCTCGTCGCAGGGCGAGAGCCCGCGCGACGAGGGCGCCATGATGACCAGCGAAGCCGTAGCCGACGAAATCCTGAAAGCCGTGCAGCAGCGCAAGCGCACCCTGGTGCTCACCGGCCAGGGCAAGCTCACGGTTTTCCTCAACAAGCTTTTCCCCGGCCTCACCGACAAGCTGGTGCTGAACCACTTCCGGAAGGAGGAAAAGGGCGTGGACGTGGGCTGA
- a CDS encoding GEVED domain-containing protein encodes MSTAAEAQCPVAAACTPGTASIANPALYGMAILGVTVGNTVLANRTIYTAGYRDFSCTVAAVPLVVGQSYPISIRTTTTAVQNVRVYIDYNNDGAFTGSDELVYQDINPAGSSPANPHVGTFSPPATATLGARLRLRVATDYINSPLPTSCSTPVYSQDEDYSVTLSANVSPPLAAFTTNGTTTCSGCVQFTDASQNIPTAWLWTFGDGTTSTLQNPNHCYTAAGTYAVTLRATNAAGNNTSAATTITYNTTVPVAASCTPSTTNFFANYGIVRFRLGTIDNASADGSAGYQDFTCPQRTDLQVGLNNTMIITTGGSNAHDIRVYLDLNNDGVLATSELVYQGLNSPSPGPTATLNLPASTVLNQPLRLRVVADAVGSNPGPCTNQVSGQAEDYTVVARPNTSPPIVNFSSNYVAGGCVNPVQFNDLSTNAPTAWLWTFGDGATSTLQNPSHQYLASGTYTVSLQATNANGAATVTRANYLTIQVPCLVYCASNGTGGTGPGGTQQASPFYITSVSVPGAAPAFTNTSLNSTGGYGNFTSLPITLTTRSMTLTVSTNLTAAHRTSVWMDLNVDGVFDNNTELVANGLSPAGSASYTATFAINSSVSNLNTRMRVLVVANTNAPSPCGVNILNAEVEDYQVRVQPLAARDAQALPGLTVFPNPTADGLLRLNLAEASAAGTYAVAVQNLLGATVLNTSLRLSPTADAQLDLSRLAPGVYVLHLRDAQGQTAVRRVVRQ; translated from the coding sequence TTGTCAACGGCGGCGGAAGCCCAGTGCCCGGTGGCGGCGGCCTGCACCCCGGGCACGGCCAGCATCGCCAACCCGGCCCTCTACGGCATGGCCATTCTGGGCGTGACGGTGGGCAACACCGTGCTGGCCAACCGGACGATTTACACTGCGGGCTACCGCGACTTCAGCTGCACCGTGGCCGCCGTGCCGCTGGTGGTGGGCCAGAGCTACCCCATCAGCATCCGCACCACCACCACGGCCGTGCAGAACGTGCGGGTGTACATTGACTACAACAACGACGGGGCCTTTACCGGCAGCGACGAGCTGGTGTACCAGGACATTAACCCCGCCGGCAGCTCCCCGGCCAACCCGCACGTGGGCACGTTCTCGCCGCCCGCCACCGCCACCCTGGGCGCCCGCCTGCGCCTGCGCGTGGCCACCGACTACATCAACAGCCCGCTGCCCACTTCGTGCTCCACGCCGGTGTACTCGCAAGACGAGGACTACAGCGTGACGCTCTCGGCCAACGTGAGCCCGCCGCTGGCGGCCTTCACCACCAACGGCACCACCACCTGCTCGGGATGCGTGCAGTTCACCGACGCCAGCCAGAACATTCCCACCGCCTGGCTCTGGACCTTCGGCGACGGCACCACCAGCACCCTGCAGAACCCCAACCACTGCTACACCGCGGCCGGCACCTACGCCGTGACCCTGCGCGCTACCAACGCCGCCGGCAACAACACCAGCGCCGCCACCACCATCACCTACAACACCACGGTGCCGGTGGCGGCCAGCTGCACGCCCAGCACCACCAACTTCTTCGCCAACTACGGCATCGTGCGGTTCCGGCTGGGCACCATCGACAACGCCTCGGCCGACGGCAGCGCCGGCTACCAGGACTTCACCTGCCCGCAGCGCACCGACCTGCAGGTGGGCCTCAACAACACGATGATAATCACGACGGGCGGCAGCAACGCGCACGACATCCGGGTGTATCTGGACCTGAACAACGACGGCGTGCTGGCCACCAGCGAGCTGGTGTACCAGGGCCTGAACTCGCCCAGCCCCGGCCCCACCGCCACCCTGAACCTGCCCGCCAGCACCGTGCTCAACCAGCCCCTACGCCTGCGCGTGGTAGCCGATGCCGTGGGCAGCAACCCCGGCCCCTGCACCAACCAGGTGAGCGGCCAGGCCGAAGACTACACCGTGGTGGCCCGCCCCAACACCTCGCCGCCCATCGTCAACTTCAGCAGCAACTACGTGGCCGGCGGCTGCGTGAATCCGGTTCAGTTCAACGACCTGAGCACCAACGCCCCCACTGCCTGGCTCTGGACCTTCGGCGACGGCGCCACCAGCACCCTGCAGAACCCCTCGCACCAGTACCTGGCCTCGGGCACCTACACCGTGAGCCTGCAGGCCACCAACGCCAACGGCGCCGCCACCGTGACGCGCGCCAACTACCTCACCATTCAGGTGCCCTGCCTGGTGTACTGCGCCTCCAACGGCACGGGGGGCACCGGGCCCGGCGGCACCCAGCAGGCCAGCCCCTTCTACATCACCTCCGTGAGCGTGCCGGGGGCCGCGCCGGCCTTCACCAACACCTCGCTGAACTCGACGGGCGGCTACGGCAACTTCACCAGCTTGCCCATCACGCTCACCACCCGCTCGATGACCCTCACCGTGAGCACCAACCTGACGGCGGCGCACCGCACCTCGGTGTGGATGGACCTGAACGTGGACGGCGTGTTCGACAACAACACCGAGCTGGTGGCCAACGGGCTGTCGCCCGCCGGCAGTGCCTCCTACACGGCCACCTTTGCCATCAATAGCTCGGTGAGCAACCTCAACACCCGCATGCGCGTGCTGGTGGTGGCCAACACCAACGCGCCCAGCCCCTGCGGCGTGAACATCCTGAACGCCGAAGTGGAGGACTACCAGGTGCGGGTGCAGCCCTTGGCTGCGCGCGACGCCCAGGCCCTGCCAGGCCTGACCGTGTTCCCCAACCCCACCGCCGACGGCCTGCTGCGCCTCAACCTGGCCGAGGCCAGCGCCGCCGGCACCTACGCCGTGGCCGTGCAGAACCTGCTGGGCGCCACCGTGCTGAACACCTCCCTGCGCCTGAGCCCCACCGCCGACGCCCAGCTCGACCTGAGCCGCCTGGCGCCGGGCGTGTACGTGCTGCACCTGCGCGATGCCCAGGGCCAGACGGCCGTGCGCCGCGTGGTGCGCCAGTAG